The following proteins are encoded in a genomic region of Cryptomeria japonica chromosome 11, Sugi_1.0, whole genome shotgun sequence:
- the LOC131071629 gene encoding uncharacterized protein LOC131071629, whose product MDIEFQEPMFQCPSHPSQEVVGICASCLRDRLYCLKRKNKLRRPSFQNISYSSDSDSCLEFDEIRLENFDHPVEKKEIVGRKKFLWLTKNKNPRTSTQKDKRTFFSLRSIFHRLRRHKQEAKPDICISHEDSFISIKLDGDNERSQWECRTVGSSARSSSVCEGIGKGPFYEPGVIFKRSSYTIENDNDMQKEEEEEEEAAAAAASSTTPAVRWRTRMNALVRMKCRVQDKVFNDSNYCHNHNQYPNPKMWSLSSLYNNYHESRHCIRSSNGTKKSWLRNLTSPKWSLH is encoded by the exons ATGGACATTGAATTCCAAGAACCCATGTTTCAGTGCCCCTCACATCCTTCTCAGGAGGTTGTGGGTATTTGTGCCTCCTGCTTAAGAGATCGCCTCTATTGCCTCAAAAGAAAGAACAAATTACGCAGACCTTCCTTCCAAAATATCTCTTACAGTTCTGATTCAGATTCTTGTCTAGAGTTTGATGAGATCAGGCTTGAGAATTTTGATCATCCTGTAGAGAAGAAGGAGATCGTTGGAAGAAAAAAGTTTCTCTGGCTCACCAAAAATAAAAATCCTCGCACCTCCACCCAAAAGGATAAAAGAACGTTCTTTTCGCTCAGGTCAATCTTTCACAGGTTGCGGAGACATAAACAAGAGGCCAAACCGGATATCTGCATTAGCCATGAAG ATTCGTTCATCTCTATCAAGCTGGATGGCGACAATGAAAGGAGTCAATGGGAGTGCAGGACGGTGGGATCGTCAGCAAGGAGCAGCAGTGTGTGTGAAGGGATTGGGAAAGGGCCTTTTTATGAGCCTGGAGTGATATTTAAGAGATCCTCTTACACCATTGAGAATGACAATGACATGCAaaaagaggaggaggaggaagaagaagcagcagcagcagcagcttCAAGCACCACTCCTGCTGTGAGATGGAGGACAAGAATGAATGCCCTGGTTCGCATGAAGTGCAGAGTGCAAGACAAAGTGTTCAACGATTCAAATTACTGTCATAATCATAATCAATATCCCAATCCAAAGATGTGGTCTCTTTCTTCACTCTATAACAATTATCACGAGTCTCGGCATTGCATTAGAAGTTCAAATGGTACGAAGAAGAGTTGGTTGAGAAATTTGACTAGTCCCAAGTGGAGCCTCCATTAA